One part of the Epinephelus fuscoguttatus linkage group LG12, E.fuscoguttatus.final_Chr_v1 genome encodes these proteins:
- the LOC125898634 gene encoding olfactory receptor 2AT4-like, which produces MSSLRTVSNDSVIIRPPGFYIIAFETFPYLSYYIIFLAFVYAVTLVFNTLLIYIIACDHCLHTPKFLAVVNLAVIDIGLNTSTIPSMIKTFLFKDNFVPYNLCLLQMFVYYTFSTLESYALTILAYDRLIAICFPLRQNLLNTSQIMSCIIGLTWVYCVTLLAYGTAIMTRLSFCNSVRVFSYFCDYAPVFRLACNDNTMQWAVGAHSSMFNLMAPFSFVILSYVSILVTVFRMKSVSSRIKALTTCIEHLILVAVFYFPLTIIFFLGLYVRAIDPDQRVLSLSLASCLPPCINPIVYSLKIKEIKIRALALVHKMRKSS; this is translated from the coding sequence ATGTCTTCTCTCAGGACTGTTTCAAATGACTCTGTCATCATTCGTCCTCCAGGCTTCTATATCATTGCATTTGAGACATTTCCCTACCTCAGTTACTACATAATCTTTCTAGCATTTGTCTATGCGGTTACATTAGTGttcaatactttattgatctATATAATTGCCTGTGATCACTGCTTACACACTCCAAAATTTCTGGCTGTTGTCAACCTTGCAGTAATTGATATCGGCCTAAACACAAGCACGATTCCCAGCATGATTAAGACATTCCTCTTCAAGGACAACTTTGTTCCATACAATCTGTGTCTGTTACAAATGTTTGTCTACTACACATTTTCGACTTTGGAGTCATATGCACTCACTATACTTGCCTATGACAGATTGATTGCAATATGTTTCCCTCTGCGTCAGAACTTACTCAACACCTCGCAGATCATGTCTTGTATTATAGGCCTGACTTGGGTTTACTGTGTGACACTATTAGCATATGGCACGGCCATCATGACCCGACTGTCTTTTTGCAATTCTGTCAGAGTGTTCAGCTATTTCTGTGACTATGCACCTGTGTTTAGACTCGCCTGTAATGATAACACAATGCAGTGGGCAGTAGGTGCACATTCTAGTATGTTTAATCTGATGGCCCCCTTTAGTTTTGTTATTCTGTCTTATGTCAGCATCCTGGTCACTGTGTTCAGGATGAAATCAGTAAGCAGTCGGATCAAAGCTCTCACCACTTGCATTGAGCACCTAATCCTTGTTGCTGTATTTTACTTTCCTTTAACCATCATTTTCTTCTTAGGGCTTTATGTGCGAGCAATTGACCCCGACCAGCGTGTGCTGAGCCTGTCGCTGGCCTCTTGTCTCCCACCCTGCATCAATCCTATTGTATATTCTCTGAAAATTAAAGAGATCAAAATCAGAGCCCTGGCACTGGTccacaaaatgagaaaaagttCTTGA